TGAGGGATCCTTACGGCGAAACCCTCTGCCTCTTTCCCGGTGTCCGTGGGTTCCTGGAGTGGGCAAAGGAACGCTTCATCCTCAGCATAGCCAGCTGGAACGTTGAGGACTTCGTCAGGCCTATCCTCGAAGAGCTCGACCTGTGGGAGTACTTCACATTCCCCAAGATAGAGGGACACCCGAACAAGGCGGACATGATAGAAAGGACTGTTCTCCAGCTTGAGAACCTCGGTTACACCATTGACAACGTTATCTACGTGGACGACAGAGACATCCATCTGCGGGAGATACAAAAAACGGCTCCCTGAGGTAGAGTTCATCCAGATGTGGGTGGACGTGGCCGACTTCGACGAGCTCAGAGAGCTGCTGGAGAACCTTTGAAGCCAAAACGTTTATTACCCTCCGTTGAGAGCTTTGGTGGGTGAGAAAATGGAACTCGTGATTGTGAGGGACAGGCGTATAAAATACGATGGAAGCGCAATAAAGAGTCACTGGGCCTACAGAAATTTCGGCATCCTCGGCGATTCCCTGGTGGTCTTCAGGGGCCCCTGCCATGTGCGGGAGGACGAGATGATAGACCTCGAAGACGTCATAGAGCGCAGGGAGATAAAGAGCGACGACATGGTTCACTACATAGCCGAGATATTCGACCTTCCCAACGTTCTCCTCGCCTCTACGATACAGAAGCTCTTTGTGGCAAAGCTCTGCGAGGTTCTAAAGGGGTACGGCATCGAGACGGAGCGGAAGGGTGACGACATCTACGTTAACGGGAAGAAGCTGAGTATATCCATCGCCACGGTCTCCCCGGTAAGCATAAAACTCCACATAGGCAT
The sequence above is a segment of the Palaeococcus ferrophilus DSM 13482 genome. Coding sequences within it:
- a CDS encoding magnesium-dependent phosphatase-1, encoding YQNQLLKVCNPMRLLVLDLDGTLWDHEDASRLVPPLERSGDCVRDPYGETLCLFPGVRGFLEWAKERFILSIASWNVEDFVRPILEELDLWEYFTFPKIEGHPNKADMIERTVLQLENLGYTIDNVIYVDDRDIHLREIQKTAP
- a CDS encoding DUF366 family protein translates to MELVIVRDRRIKYDGSAIKSHWAYRNFGILGDSLVVFRGPCHVREDEMIDLEDVIERREIKSDDMVHYIAEIFDLPNVLLASTIQKLFVAKLCEVLKGYGIETERKGDDIYVNGKKLSISIATVSPVSIKLHIGINVEAKGIPEGVEAIGLKELGIEDIEDFMERTGRALVDEFLKIKKDSLKVRWAQ